A stretch of the Zonotrichia albicollis isolate bZonAlb1 chromosome 29, bZonAlb1.hap1, whole genome shotgun sequence genome encodes the following:
- the ANKRD24 gene encoding ankyrin repeat domain-containing protein 24 isoform X4, translated as MKSLKARFKKADSQDWTKNDEKLLQAVDYNDAGRVTSLLLRKGLVPTKLDSEGKSAFHLAATRGNVDCLEAMLAHGVDAMTKDSSGYTALHLASKHGHPQCVSKLLQASCPVDVADGSGRTALHLAAASGCISCSEILCDFKAPLNSKDKEGCTPLILAAKMSHSELCRYLLHRGAAVNCRDLQGRTALMLACESGSVDTVEVLVSAGARVGVVDATGHDAAHYGLATGNALIQHLLQEAAQRRSWASEEESTEQASQTSSPSQSSVREKSSTPRKRKAPLPPLGTPSQEDRDAYEEIVRLRQERAQFLQKIRGLEQQEKQRRERAELDEASLRSMEKQIQELQERLVARDGEKEKLGKEVEALRSRLSSMENEKENTSYDIETLQDEEGDPLEFPGAEMLLSKKTLSPSAEELLATLRGQVQSLTVQNKELREKIQVLENYERDESSPPAPGDTVPASQYQALQRELERLRAQAREGTARAGGDGQRAASEPSLRGTAGPRPTEEPAWAWGECKAALGELGVQTSSSSSPSGQPGAELAEARAALKRAQTELEERERRLKELQARLEAAEAAASPGASAEEASREKEALLERCGRAEAEAEALRRELQARPRDAPRAAERQQAEAEAQLAELRATLARREAELGALRERLRKHEEEAPAWPQRARAEGWVPREEHARGTAALQEQARALRERLAQLEAAANAKAREAARLQAELAAAVPRAQHEAAEAGLRAEAAALAQRLQELERRHEKTCEEVFRVQRQALFMKSERQAAEDRLGAAQKQLEQAQDEARRLRELHGHAEDAARLVRDRDRKITELSKEVFRLKEALNALPEPGGPPQSPPNTAALQARIQELEEKLEETETRHSKVVTLYRSHLLYAVQGHMDEDVQRLLCQILSMQRLQEQGR; from the exons AGCCAGGACTGGACCAAGAACGACGAGAAGCTGCTGCAGGCCGTGGACTACAACGATGCCGGGCGGGTCACGTCGCTCCTGCTCCGCAAGGGCCTGGTGCCCACCAAGCTGGACTCGGAGGGCAAATCCGC GTTCCACCTGGCCGCCACACGGGGCAACGTGGACTGCCTGGAAGCAATGCTGGCCCACGGCGTGGATGCCATGACCAAGGACAGCTCGG GTTACACTGCCCTGCACTTGGCCTCCAAGCACGGGCACCCTCAGTGTGTCAGCAAACTGCTGCAG GCCTCCTGCCCTGTGGACGTGGCCGATGGCAGTGGCCGGACCGCGCTGCACCTGGCGG CTGCCAGCGGCTGCATCTCCTGCTCCGAGATCCTCTGTGACTTCAAGGCTCCCTTGAACAGCAAGGACAAG GAGGGCTGCACGCCGCTGATCCTGGCTGCCAAGATGAGCCACTCGGAGCTGTGCCGGTACCTGCTGCACCGCGGGGCCGCCGTCAACTGCCGGGACCTGCAGGGCAG GACAGCGCTGATGCTGGCCTGCGAGAGCGGCAGCGTGGACACCGTGGAGGTGCTGGTCAGCGCCGGTGCCCGCGTGGGCGTGGTGGACGCCACCGGCCACGATGCTGCTCACTACGGGCTGGCCACGGGCAACGCCCTCATCCagcacctgctgcaggaggcGGCCCAGCGCCGCTCCTGGGCCAGCG AAGAGGAGTCAACTGAGCAGGCGTCGCAG ACGTCTTCGCCCAGCCAGTCATCTGTCAGGGAGAAGAGCAGCACCccgaggaagaggaaggcccctctgcctcccctgggcacccccagccaG GAGGACCGGGACGCCTACGAGGAGATCGTGCGGCTGCGGCAGGAGAGGGCCCAGTTCCTGCAGAAGAtccggggcttggagcagcaggagaagcagagaCGGGAG CGGGCAGAGCTGGATGAGGCCTCCCTGCGCTCCATGGAGAAACAG atccaggagctgcaggagcggCTGGTGGCACGGGACGGGGAGAAGGAGAAGCTGGGCAAGGAGGTGGAGGCTCTGCGGAGCCGCCTGTCCTCGATGGAG AATGAGAAGGAGAACACGAGCTATGACATTGAGACGCTGCAGGACGAGGAGGGAGACCCGCTTGAGTTCCCAG gagcagagatgcTGCTCTCCAAGAAGACGCTGAGCCCCTcggctgaggagctgctggccacgctCCGGGGGCAGGTGCAGTCCCTGACTGTGCAGAAcaaggagctgagagagaaaATCCAG GTGCTGGAGAACTACGAGCGGGACGAGAGCAGCCCCCCTGCCCCGGGGGACACGGTGCCCGCCAGTCAGTACCAGGCCCTGCAGCGGGAGCTGGAGCGGCTGCGGGCGCAGGCCAGGGAGGGCACGGCGCGGGCCGGAGGGGACGGGCAGCGCGCGGCCTCGGAGCCCAGCCTGAGGGGAACCGCGGGGCCCCGGCCCACCGAGGAGCCGGCCTGGGCCTGGGGCGAGTGCAAGGCAGCGCTGGGCGAGCTGGGGGTGCagacatcctcctcctcctcaccctctgGCCAGCCGGGCGCGGAGCTGGCGGAGGCGCGGGCGGCCCTGAAGCGGGCACAGACCGAGCTGGAGGAGCGGGAGCGGcggctgaaggagctgcaggcccGGCTGGAGGCTGCGGAGGCCGCGGCCTCGCCGGGAGCCTCTGCGGAGGAGGCGTCGCGGGAGAAGGAAGCGCTGCTGGAGCGCTGCGGGCGCGCCGAGGCCGAGGCGGAGGCGCTGCGGCgggagctgcaggcaaggcCGCGGGACGCACCCAGAGCTGCGGAGCGGCAGCAGGCGGAGGCCGAGGcgcagctggcagagctccgGGCCACGCTGGCACGCAGGGAGGCCGAGCTGGGcgcgctgcgggagcggctgcggAAGCACGAGGAGGAGGCCCCGGCGTGGCCGCAGCGGGCGCGGGCCGAGGGCTGGGTGCCCCGGGAGGAGCACGCCCGCGGCACGGCGGCGCTGCAGGAGCAGGCGCGGGCCCTGCGGGAGCGCCTGGCGCAGCTCGAGGCCGCGGCCAACGCCAAGGCCCGCGAGGCCGCCCGGCTGCAGGCGGAGCTGGCGGCGGCCgtgcccagggcgcagcacGAGGCGGCCGAGGCCGGGCTGCGGGCCGAGGCGGCGGCGCTGGCGCAgcggctgcaggagctggagcggCGGCACGAGAAGACGTGCGAGGAGGTGTTCCGTGTGCAGCGGCAGGCGCTGTTCATGAAGAGCGAGCGGCAGGCAGCCGAGGACAGGCTGGGCGCCGCGcagaagcagctggagcaggcccAGGACGAGGCGCGGCGGCTGCGGGAGCTCCACGGCCACGCCGAGGACGCGGCACGGCtggtcagggacagggacaggaag aTCACGGAGCTCTCCAAGGAGGTTTTCAGGCTGAAGGAAGCCCTGAACGCCCTCCCCGAGCCGGGGGGGCCCCCACAATCCCCACCCAACACGGCCGCGCTCCAGGCACGGatccaggagctggaggagaagctggag gagacaGAGACGAGGCACAGCAAGGTGGTGACACTCTACCGGAGCCACCTGCTCTATGCTGTGCAG GGCCACATGGACGAGGACGTGCAGAGACTCCTGTGCCAGATCCTGAGCATGCAgcggctgcaggagcagggcagatgA
- the ANKRD24 gene encoding ankyrin repeat domain-containing protein 24 isoform X2, whose translation MKSLKARFKKADSQDWTKNDEKLLQAVDYNDAGRVTSLLLRKGLVPTKLDSEGKSAFHLAATRGNVDCLEAMLAHGVDAMTKDSSGYTALHLASKHGHPQCVSKLLQASCPVDVADGSGRTALHLAAASGCISCSEILCDFKAPLNSKDKEGCTPLILAAKMSHSELCRYLLHRGAAVNCRDLQGRTALMLACESGSVDTVEVLVSAGARVGVVDATGHDAAHYGLATGNALIQHLLQEAAQRRSWASEEESTEQASQTSSPSQSSVREKSSTPRKRKAPLPPLGTPSQEDRDAYEEIVRLRQERAQFLQKIRGLEQQEKQRRERAELDEASLRSMEKQIQELQERLVARDGEKEKLGKEVEALRSRLSSMENEKENTSYDIETLQDEEGDPLEFPGAEMLLSKKTLSPSAEELLATLRGQVQSLTVQNKELREKIQVLENYERDESSPPAPGDTVPASQYQALQRELERLRAQAREGTARAGGDGQRAASEPSLRGTAGPRPTEEPAWAWGECKAALGELGVQTSSSSSPSGQPGAELAEARAALKRAQTELEERERRLKELQARLEAAEAAASPGASAEEASREKEALLERCGRAEAEAEALRRELQARPRDAPRAAERQQAEAEAQLAELRATLARREAELGALRERLRKHEEEAPAWPQRARAEGWVPREEHARGTAALQEQARALRERLAQLEAAANAKAREAARLQAELAAAVPRAQHEAAEAGLRAEAAALAQRLQELERRHEKTCEEVFRVQRQALFMKSERQAAEDRLGAAQKQLEQAQDEARRLRELHGHAEDAARLVRDRDRKITELSKEVFRLKEALNALPEPGGPPQSPPNTAALQARIQELEEKLEVGHLRGSGLPRAPSPVAKPPPCAAGDRDEAQQGGDTLPEPPALCCAGELGTGLGTSGTLGWGLSRVPAQGHAKSLPDVPTPTCPPMSPPPQGHMDEDVQRLLCQILSMQRLQEQGR comes from the exons AGCCAGGACTGGACCAAGAACGACGAGAAGCTGCTGCAGGCCGTGGACTACAACGATGCCGGGCGGGTCACGTCGCTCCTGCTCCGCAAGGGCCTGGTGCCCACCAAGCTGGACTCGGAGGGCAAATCCGC GTTCCACCTGGCCGCCACACGGGGCAACGTGGACTGCCTGGAAGCAATGCTGGCCCACGGCGTGGATGCCATGACCAAGGACAGCTCGG GTTACACTGCCCTGCACTTGGCCTCCAAGCACGGGCACCCTCAGTGTGTCAGCAAACTGCTGCAG GCCTCCTGCCCTGTGGACGTGGCCGATGGCAGTGGCCGGACCGCGCTGCACCTGGCGG CTGCCAGCGGCTGCATCTCCTGCTCCGAGATCCTCTGTGACTTCAAGGCTCCCTTGAACAGCAAGGACAAG GAGGGCTGCACGCCGCTGATCCTGGCTGCCAAGATGAGCCACTCGGAGCTGTGCCGGTACCTGCTGCACCGCGGGGCCGCCGTCAACTGCCGGGACCTGCAGGGCAG GACAGCGCTGATGCTGGCCTGCGAGAGCGGCAGCGTGGACACCGTGGAGGTGCTGGTCAGCGCCGGTGCCCGCGTGGGCGTGGTGGACGCCACCGGCCACGATGCTGCTCACTACGGGCTGGCCACGGGCAACGCCCTCATCCagcacctgctgcaggaggcGGCCCAGCGCCGCTCCTGGGCCAGCG AAGAGGAGTCAACTGAGCAGGCGTCGCAG ACGTCTTCGCCCAGCCAGTCATCTGTCAGGGAGAAGAGCAGCACCccgaggaagaggaaggcccctctgcctcccctgggcacccccagccaG GAGGACCGGGACGCCTACGAGGAGATCGTGCGGCTGCGGCAGGAGAGGGCCCAGTTCCTGCAGAAGAtccggggcttggagcagcaggagaagcagagaCGGGAG CGGGCAGAGCTGGATGAGGCCTCCCTGCGCTCCATGGAGAAACAG atccaggagctgcaggagcggCTGGTGGCACGGGACGGGGAGAAGGAGAAGCTGGGCAAGGAGGTGGAGGCTCTGCGGAGCCGCCTGTCCTCGATGGAG AATGAGAAGGAGAACACGAGCTATGACATTGAGACGCTGCAGGACGAGGAGGGAGACCCGCTTGAGTTCCCAG gagcagagatgcTGCTCTCCAAGAAGACGCTGAGCCCCTcggctgaggagctgctggccacgctCCGGGGGCAGGTGCAGTCCCTGACTGTGCAGAAcaaggagctgagagagaaaATCCAG GTGCTGGAGAACTACGAGCGGGACGAGAGCAGCCCCCCTGCCCCGGGGGACACGGTGCCCGCCAGTCAGTACCAGGCCCTGCAGCGGGAGCTGGAGCGGCTGCGGGCGCAGGCCAGGGAGGGCACGGCGCGGGCCGGAGGGGACGGGCAGCGCGCGGCCTCGGAGCCCAGCCTGAGGGGAACCGCGGGGCCCCGGCCCACCGAGGAGCCGGCCTGGGCCTGGGGCGAGTGCAAGGCAGCGCTGGGCGAGCTGGGGGTGCagacatcctcctcctcctcaccctctgGCCAGCCGGGCGCGGAGCTGGCGGAGGCGCGGGCGGCCCTGAAGCGGGCACAGACCGAGCTGGAGGAGCGGGAGCGGcggctgaaggagctgcaggcccGGCTGGAGGCTGCGGAGGCCGCGGCCTCGCCGGGAGCCTCTGCGGAGGAGGCGTCGCGGGAGAAGGAAGCGCTGCTGGAGCGCTGCGGGCGCGCCGAGGCCGAGGCGGAGGCGCTGCGGCgggagctgcaggcaaggcCGCGGGACGCACCCAGAGCTGCGGAGCGGCAGCAGGCGGAGGCCGAGGcgcagctggcagagctccgGGCCACGCTGGCACGCAGGGAGGCCGAGCTGGGcgcgctgcgggagcggctgcggAAGCACGAGGAGGAGGCCCCGGCGTGGCCGCAGCGGGCGCGGGCCGAGGGCTGGGTGCCCCGGGAGGAGCACGCCCGCGGCACGGCGGCGCTGCAGGAGCAGGCGCGGGCCCTGCGGGAGCGCCTGGCGCAGCTCGAGGCCGCGGCCAACGCCAAGGCCCGCGAGGCCGCCCGGCTGCAGGCGGAGCTGGCGGCGGCCgtgcccagggcgcagcacGAGGCGGCCGAGGCCGGGCTGCGGGCCGAGGCGGCGGCGCTGGCGCAgcggctgcaggagctggagcggCGGCACGAGAAGACGTGCGAGGAGGTGTTCCGTGTGCAGCGGCAGGCGCTGTTCATGAAGAGCGAGCGGCAGGCAGCCGAGGACAGGCTGGGCGCCGCGcagaagcagctggagcaggcccAGGACGAGGCGCGGCGGCTGCGGGAGCTCCACGGCCACGCCGAGGACGCGGCACGGCtggtcagggacagggacaggaag aTCACGGAGCTCTCCAAGGAGGTTTTCAGGCTGAAGGAAGCCCTGAACGCCCTCCCCGAGCCGGGGGGGCCCCCACAATCCCCACCCAACACGGCCGCGCTCCAGGCACGGatccaggagctggaggagaagctggaggTGGGTCACCTGCGGGGTTCGGGGCTCCCCcgagcccccagccctgtggccaaaccccctccctgtgctgcaggagacaGAGACGAGGCACAGCAAGGTGGTGACACTCTACCGGAGCCACCTGCTCTATGCTGTGCAGgtgagctggggacagggctggggacatctgggacactggggtggggGCTGAGCCGggtgccagcccagggacacgCAAAGAGCCTCCCTGATGTCCCCACTCCAACGTGCCCACCAATGTCCCCTCCACCCCAGGGCCACATGGACGAGGACGTGCAGAGACTCCTGTGCCAGATCCTGAGCATGCAgcggctgcaggagcagggcagatgA
- the ANKRD24 gene encoding ankyrin repeat domain-containing protein 24 isoform X1: protein MASSRRLLLSTMKQICLCAAASFASQDWTKNDEKLLQAVDYNDAGRVTSLLLRKGLVPTKLDSEGKSAFHLAATRGNVDCLEAMLAHGVDAMTKDSSGYTALHLASKHGHPQCVSKLLQASCPVDVADGSGRTALHLAAASGCISCSEILCDFKAPLNSKDKEGCTPLILAAKMSHSELCRYLLHRGAAVNCRDLQGRTALMLACESGSVDTVEVLVSAGARVGVVDATGHDAAHYGLATGNALIQHLLQEAAQRRSWASEEESTEQASQTSSPSQSSVREKSSTPRKRKAPLPPLGTPSQEDRDAYEEIVRLRQERAQFLQKIRGLEQQEKQRRERAELDEASLRSMEKQIQELQERLVARDGEKEKLGKEVEALRSRLSSMENEKENTSYDIETLQDEEGDPLEFPGAEMLLSKKTLSPSAEELLATLRGQVQSLTVQNKELREKIQVLENYERDESSPPAPGDTVPASQYQALQRELERLRAQAREGTARAGGDGQRAASEPSLRGTAGPRPTEEPAWAWGECKAALGELGVQTSSSSSPSGQPGAELAEARAALKRAQTELEERERRLKELQARLEAAEAAASPGASAEEASREKEALLERCGRAEAEAEALRRELQARPRDAPRAAERQQAEAEAQLAELRATLARREAELGALRERLRKHEEEAPAWPQRARAEGWVPREEHARGTAALQEQARALRERLAQLEAAANAKAREAARLQAELAAAVPRAQHEAAEAGLRAEAAALAQRLQELERRHEKTCEEVFRVQRQALFMKSERQAAEDRLGAAQKQLEQAQDEARRLRELHGHAEDAARLVRDRDRKITELSKEVFRLKEALNALPEPGGPPQSPPNTAALQARIQELEEKLEVGHLRGSGLPRAPSPVAKPPPCAAGDRDEAQQGGDTLPEPPALCCAGELGTGLGTSGTLGWGLSRVPAQGHAKSLPDVPTPTCPPMSPPPQGHMDEDVQRLLCQILSMQRLQEQGR from the exons AGCCAGGACTGGACCAAGAACGACGAGAAGCTGCTGCAGGCCGTGGACTACAACGATGCCGGGCGGGTCACGTCGCTCCTGCTCCGCAAGGGCCTGGTGCCCACCAAGCTGGACTCGGAGGGCAAATCCGC GTTCCACCTGGCCGCCACACGGGGCAACGTGGACTGCCTGGAAGCAATGCTGGCCCACGGCGTGGATGCCATGACCAAGGACAGCTCGG GTTACACTGCCCTGCACTTGGCCTCCAAGCACGGGCACCCTCAGTGTGTCAGCAAACTGCTGCAG GCCTCCTGCCCTGTGGACGTGGCCGATGGCAGTGGCCGGACCGCGCTGCACCTGGCGG CTGCCAGCGGCTGCATCTCCTGCTCCGAGATCCTCTGTGACTTCAAGGCTCCCTTGAACAGCAAGGACAAG GAGGGCTGCACGCCGCTGATCCTGGCTGCCAAGATGAGCCACTCGGAGCTGTGCCGGTACCTGCTGCACCGCGGGGCCGCCGTCAACTGCCGGGACCTGCAGGGCAG GACAGCGCTGATGCTGGCCTGCGAGAGCGGCAGCGTGGACACCGTGGAGGTGCTGGTCAGCGCCGGTGCCCGCGTGGGCGTGGTGGACGCCACCGGCCACGATGCTGCTCACTACGGGCTGGCCACGGGCAACGCCCTCATCCagcacctgctgcaggaggcGGCCCAGCGCCGCTCCTGGGCCAGCG AAGAGGAGTCAACTGAGCAGGCGTCGCAG ACGTCTTCGCCCAGCCAGTCATCTGTCAGGGAGAAGAGCAGCACCccgaggaagaggaaggcccctctgcctcccctgggcacccccagccaG GAGGACCGGGACGCCTACGAGGAGATCGTGCGGCTGCGGCAGGAGAGGGCCCAGTTCCTGCAGAAGAtccggggcttggagcagcaggagaagcagagaCGGGAG CGGGCAGAGCTGGATGAGGCCTCCCTGCGCTCCATGGAGAAACAG atccaggagctgcaggagcggCTGGTGGCACGGGACGGGGAGAAGGAGAAGCTGGGCAAGGAGGTGGAGGCTCTGCGGAGCCGCCTGTCCTCGATGGAG AATGAGAAGGAGAACACGAGCTATGACATTGAGACGCTGCAGGACGAGGAGGGAGACCCGCTTGAGTTCCCAG gagcagagatgcTGCTCTCCAAGAAGACGCTGAGCCCCTcggctgaggagctgctggccacgctCCGGGGGCAGGTGCAGTCCCTGACTGTGCAGAAcaaggagctgagagagaaaATCCAG GTGCTGGAGAACTACGAGCGGGACGAGAGCAGCCCCCCTGCCCCGGGGGACACGGTGCCCGCCAGTCAGTACCAGGCCCTGCAGCGGGAGCTGGAGCGGCTGCGGGCGCAGGCCAGGGAGGGCACGGCGCGGGCCGGAGGGGACGGGCAGCGCGCGGCCTCGGAGCCCAGCCTGAGGGGAACCGCGGGGCCCCGGCCCACCGAGGAGCCGGCCTGGGCCTGGGGCGAGTGCAAGGCAGCGCTGGGCGAGCTGGGGGTGCagacatcctcctcctcctcaccctctgGCCAGCCGGGCGCGGAGCTGGCGGAGGCGCGGGCGGCCCTGAAGCGGGCACAGACCGAGCTGGAGGAGCGGGAGCGGcggctgaaggagctgcaggcccGGCTGGAGGCTGCGGAGGCCGCGGCCTCGCCGGGAGCCTCTGCGGAGGAGGCGTCGCGGGAGAAGGAAGCGCTGCTGGAGCGCTGCGGGCGCGCCGAGGCCGAGGCGGAGGCGCTGCGGCgggagctgcaggcaaggcCGCGGGACGCACCCAGAGCTGCGGAGCGGCAGCAGGCGGAGGCCGAGGcgcagctggcagagctccgGGCCACGCTGGCACGCAGGGAGGCCGAGCTGGGcgcgctgcgggagcggctgcggAAGCACGAGGAGGAGGCCCCGGCGTGGCCGCAGCGGGCGCGGGCCGAGGGCTGGGTGCCCCGGGAGGAGCACGCCCGCGGCACGGCGGCGCTGCAGGAGCAGGCGCGGGCCCTGCGGGAGCGCCTGGCGCAGCTCGAGGCCGCGGCCAACGCCAAGGCCCGCGAGGCCGCCCGGCTGCAGGCGGAGCTGGCGGCGGCCgtgcccagggcgcagcacGAGGCGGCCGAGGCCGGGCTGCGGGCCGAGGCGGCGGCGCTGGCGCAgcggctgcaggagctggagcggCGGCACGAGAAGACGTGCGAGGAGGTGTTCCGTGTGCAGCGGCAGGCGCTGTTCATGAAGAGCGAGCGGCAGGCAGCCGAGGACAGGCTGGGCGCCGCGcagaagcagctggagcaggcccAGGACGAGGCGCGGCGGCTGCGGGAGCTCCACGGCCACGCCGAGGACGCGGCACGGCtggtcagggacagggacaggaag aTCACGGAGCTCTCCAAGGAGGTTTTCAGGCTGAAGGAAGCCCTGAACGCCCTCCCCGAGCCGGGGGGGCCCCCACAATCCCCACCCAACACGGCCGCGCTCCAGGCACGGatccaggagctggaggagaagctggaggTGGGTCACCTGCGGGGTTCGGGGCTCCCCcgagcccccagccctgtggccaaaccccctccctgtgctgcaggagacaGAGACGAGGCACAGCAAGGTGGTGACACTCTACCGGAGCCACCTGCTCTATGCTGTGCAGgtgagctggggacagggctggggacatctgggacactggggtggggGCTGAGCCGggtgccagcccagggacacgCAAAGAGCCTCCCTGATGTCCCCACTCCAACGTGCCCACCAATGTCCCCTCCACCCCAGGGCCACATGGACGAGGACGTGCAGAGACTCCTGTGCCAGATCCTGAGCATGCAgcggctgcaggagcagggcagatgA